One Algibacter sp. L3A6 genomic region harbors:
- a CDS encoding S9 family peptidase yields MKYLRFSFQICLFFTAVLSAQNKEVTLEEIWNGTFRTERLDALHSMANGQQYSVLNFNREARSTSIDIYDYKTLAKVNTLVNSSDLANVDYFTDYTFSDDESQIILATNEESIFRHSVLGHYYIYDVKSKSLTLISEEKIQEPTLSPNGDKVAFARNNNLYIKDLVTSETFQITFDGVKNKLINGITDWVYEEEFAFVRAFDWNADGTQIAYIRFDETNVPEFSMDVYGMGLYQTQEVFKYPKAGEANSKVSLHVYNLKTTKTTAVDLGEKIEYIARIEWTKNADVLSAQVLNRHQNKLDLLAYNAAENKTSVLLSEEDKAYVDVTDNLTFLKDNSFIWTSEKDGYNHIYHYGKDGKLINQITKGAWEVTNYYGFNEKAKTIFYQSVENGSINRDVYSVKLNGRSKTRLTKDEGTNGADFSADFSYFINTFSNASTPPRYTLNSASSGEIIKLIKNNEALSKKLSEYKISNKEFSTIAINGNDLNMWTVKPTDFDPSKQYPLLMFQYSGPGSQQVANSWISSNDYWYQLLAQKGYIVACVDGRGTGLKGADFKKVTQNELGKYEVEDQIAAAKQLGALPYIDAERIGIWGWSFGGFMSSNCLFKGNDVFKMAIAVAPVSSWRFYDSIYTERYMATPQENASGYDENSPINHVEKLKGDFLLIHGSGDDNVHVQNTMRLVEALVQANKQFDWGIYPDKNHGIYGGNTRLHLYTKMTNFLDENLGDKISKK; encoded by the coding sequence ATGAAATACCTAAGATTCAGCTTTCAAATTTGTCTTTTTTTTACAGCCGTATTATCTGCTCAAAATAAAGAGGTTACTCTAGAAGAAATATGGAACGGAACATTTAGAACCGAAAGGCTCGATGCTTTGCATTCTATGGCTAACGGTCAGCAATATTCTGTTTTAAATTTTAATCGCGAAGCACGAAGCACTTCTATAGACATCTACGATTATAAAACTCTGGCAAAAGTTAATACGTTGGTTAATTCGAGCGATTTGGCCAATGTAGATTATTTTACAGATTATACTTTTAGTGATGATGAGAGTCAAATTATATTGGCGACAAACGAGGAGTCTATCTTTCGTCATTCAGTACTAGGGCATTATTATATCTACGATGTAAAAAGTAAAAGTTTGACTTTAATTTCTGAAGAAAAAATACAGGAACCAACGTTGTCTCCTAACGGGGATAAAGTAGCTTTCGCTAGAAATAATAATTTATATATTAAGGACTTAGTAACAAGTGAAACTTTTCAAATAACCTTTGATGGTGTAAAGAATAAACTTATTAATGGTATTACGGATTGGGTTTACGAAGAAGAATTTGCCTTTGTTCGCGCTTTCGATTGGAATGCCGATGGAACTCAAATAGCATACATTAGGTTTGATGAAACCAACGTGCCTGAATTTTCTATGGATGTTTATGGAATGGGGCTTTACCAAACGCAAGAAGTGTTTAAATATCCTAAAGCTGGTGAGGCCAACTCTAAAGTGTCGCTTCATGTTTATAACTTGAAAACAACAAAAACTACTGCGGTAGATTTAGGAGAAAAGATAGAATATATTGCCAGGATAGAATGGACTAAAAACGCAGATGTTTTAAGTGCTCAGGTTTTAAATCGTCATCAAAATAAATTAGACTTATTAGCTTATAACGCAGCTGAGAATAAAACTAGTGTATTGCTAAGTGAAGAAGATAAAGCTTATGTTGATGTTACCGATAATTTAACGTTTTTGAAAGATAATAGTTTTATCTGGACAAGCGAAAAGGATGGTTATAATCACATTTACCATTACGGTAAAGATGGCAAGCTGATAAACCAAATTACCAAAGGCGCTTGGGAAGTAACCAATTACTATGGTTTTAATGAAAAAGCGAAAACTATTTTTTATCAATCGGTGGAAAATGGATCTATAAATCGTGATGTTTATTCTGTTAAATTAAACGGTAGAAGTAAAACAAGGTTAACAAAAGACGAAGGTACAAATGGTGCTGATTTTAGTGCTGATTTTTCATATTTTATAAATACATTTTCTAACGCTTCAACACCGCCTAGATATACTTTAAACAGTGCGTCTTCTGGTGAGATTATTAAGCTGATTAAGAATAATGAAGCGTTATCTAAAAAGCTTTCGGAATATAAAATTTCTAATAAAGAATTTAGTACAATTGCTATAAACGGAAACGATTTAAATATGTGGACAGTTAAGCCTACAGATTTTGATCCTTCAAAACAGTATCCGTTATTAATGTTTCAATATTCAGGGCCAGGTTCACAACAAGTAGCAAATAGTTGGATAAGTTCTAACGATTATTGGTATCAATTATTGGCGCAAAAAGGCTATATTGTAGCCTGTGTTGATGGTAGAGGGACAGGGCTTAAAGGTGCTGATTTTAAAAAAGTAACTCAAAATGAATTAGGGAAATATGAAGTTGAAGATCAAATTGCTGCAGCTAAACAATTAGGTGCTTTACCTTATATTGACGCTGAGCGTATTGGTATTTGGGGATGGAGCTTTGGTGGTTTTATGAGTAGTAACTGTTTGTTTAAAGGGAATGATGTTTTTAAAATGGCAATAGCGGTTGCACCGGTAAGTAGCTGGCGTTTTTACGATTCTATTTACACAGAGCGTTACATGGCAACACCACAAGAGAATGCAAGTGGTTATGATGAAAATTCGCCTATAAATCATGTTGAAAAACTTAAAGGAGATTTTCTTTTAATTCATGGTTCTGGAGATGATAATGTGCATGTGCAAAACACAATGCGTTTGGTTGAAGCCTTAGTGCAAGCAAATAAGCAATTTGATTGGGGGATTTATCCAGATAAAAATCACGGCATTTATGGTGGTAATACAAGATTGCATTTGTACACAAAAATGACCAACTTTTTAGATGAAAATTTAGGTGATAAAATAAGCAAGAAATAA